The following are from one region of the Actinomyces sp. oral taxon 897 genome:
- the rpmI gene encoding 50S ribosomal protein L35 gives MPKMKTHSGAKKRFRVTGSGRLMREQANKRHLLEVKSSRRKRKLSRDQPVAPADVRQVKKLLGR, from the coding sequence ATGCCGAAGATGAAGACGCACTCCGGTGCCAAGAAGCGCTTCCGCGTCACCGGTAGCGGCAGGCTCATGCGTGAGCAGGCCAACAAGCGCCACCTGCTGGAAGTCAAGTCCTCGCGGCGTAAGCGCAAGCTCTCCCGGGACCAGCCGGTCGCCCCCGCCGACGTCCGCCAGGTCAAGAAGCTGCTCGGCCGCTGA
- the rplT gene encoding 50S ribosomal protein L20 produces MARVKRSVNARKKRRSVLEQASGYRGQRSRLYRKAKEQVTHSGVYAFRDRRARKGDFRRLWIQRINAAARAEGLTYNRFIQGLGLAGVEVDRRMLAELAVNEPAAFSALVDTAREALPRDVNAPRA; encoded by the coding sequence ATGGCACGTGTCAAGCGGTCTGTCAACGCCCGCAAGAAGCGCCGTTCCGTCCTGGAGCAGGCCTCGGGCTACCGCGGGCAGCGTTCGCGTCTCTACCGCAAGGCCAAGGAGCAGGTCACCCACTCCGGCGTCTACGCCTTCCGTGACCGCCGCGCCCGCAAGGGCGACTTCCGCCGCCTGTGGATCCAGCGCATTAACGCCGCCGCCCGGGCCGAGGGCCTGACCTACAACCGTTTCATCCAGGGCCTGGGCCTGGCCGGGGTGGAGGTGGACCGCCGCATGCTGGCCGAGCTGGCCGTCAACGAGCCCGCCGCCTTCTCCGCCCTGGTGGACACCGCGCGCGAGGCCCTGCCGCGGGACGTCAACGCCCCCCGGGCCTGA
- a CDS encoding amino acid ABC transporter ATP-binding protein has translation MSTQPPAPEQSATPDPDVPDVLVSLVDVTKYYGDFKALDAVSLDVHRGEAVAIIGASGSGKSTLCRTINRLETIQEGTITIDGERLPEEGRDLTRLRAEVGMVFQSFNLFPHRSVLDNITLAPTRVRKVPRARAEARAHELLERVGLADQAGKRPAQLSGGQAQRVAIARALAMDPKIMLFDEPTSALDPELVGEVLDVIQDLATTGMTMLIVTHEMGFARKVADRIVFMDGGQIIEQGAPEAFFTSPRTARARDFLSKVLPR, from the coding sequence ATGAGCACCCAGCCCCCAGCTCCCGAGCAGTCCGCTACCCCCGACCCGGATGTCCCGGACGTCCTCGTCAGCCTCGTCGACGTCACCAAGTACTACGGTGACTTCAAGGCCCTCGATGCCGTCTCCCTGGACGTCCACCGCGGTGAGGCCGTCGCCATTATCGGCGCCTCCGGGTCGGGCAAGTCCACCCTGTGTCGCACCATTAACCGCCTGGAGACCATCCAGGAGGGGACGATCACCATCGACGGTGAGCGTCTCCCCGAGGAGGGCAGGGACCTGACCCGCCTGCGCGCCGAGGTCGGCATGGTCTTCCAGTCCTTCAACCTCTTCCCCCACCGGAGCGTCCTGGACAATATCACCCTGGCCCCCACCCGTGTGCGCAAGGTGCCCAGGGCCAGGGCCGAGGCGCGCGCCCACGAGCTCCTGGAGCGGGTCGGCCTGGCCGACCAGGCGGGTAAGCGTCCCGCCCAGCTCTCCGGCGGCCAGGCCCAGCGCGTGGCCATTGCCCGCGCCCTGGCCATGGATCCCAAGATCATGCTCTTCGACGAGCCCACCTCCGCCCTGGACCCCGAGCTCGTCGGGGAGGTCCTCGACGTCATCCAGGACCTGGCCACCACCGGCATGACCATGCTCATTGTCACCCACGAGATGGGGTTCGCCCGCAAGGTCGCCGACAGGATCGTCTTCATGGACGGCGGCCAGATTATCGAGCAGGGCGCCCCCGAGGCCTTCTTCACCTCCCCGCGCACCGCGCGCGCCCGCGACTTCCTGTCCAAGGTCCTGCCCCGCTGA
- a CDS encoding glutamate ABC transporter substrate-binding protein, with amino-acid sequence MTTTPLTLTRRGALGAAGAAGLMALLAACADTGADGKAVSTASGSGSGADYLTAVTSGPVATADVVAASTWASAVKQAGTLRIGGTRTSLVFSQEDPATKKVTGFDAALSQALARYVLGGDDPQALVEITQATSDTRETLIQNGTVDAVFATYTITPERAQKISFAGPYYASGQAILVKSDNSTITGVESLTADVKVAVQSGSSSGPALAKAGSTTKPIEFEDDSKCVAALQANQVDAYVVDQALLLSHVATNSDLKIVGEPFTTDPYGIGLPKDSDAQSFVNTFLRTIEDDGTWKRIWEATIGKITGGTAPTPPEIGSVPGSQAATPQATDSPEATASATS; translated from the coding sequence ATGACCACCACACCCCTGACCCTGACCCGTCGTGGTGCCCTGGGCGCTGCCGGTGCTGCCGGGCTCATGGCCCTCCTGGCTGCCTGTGCGGACACCGGTGCGGACGGCAAGGCCGTGTCCACCGCCTCGGGCTCAGGCTCCGGAGCGGACTACCTTACCGCCGTGACCTCCGGGCCCGTGGCCACCGCGGACGTCGTGGCCGCCTCCACCTGGGCCTCCGCGGTCAAGCAGGCCGGTACCCTCAGGATCGGCGGGACCCGCACCTCCCTGGTCTTCAGCCAGGAGGACCCCGCCACCAAGAAGGTCACCGGCTTCGACGCCGCCCTGTCCCAGGCCCTGGCCCGCTACGTCCTGGGCGGCGACGACCCCCAGGCCCTGGTCGAGATCACCCAGGCCACCTCCGACACCCGCGAGACCCTCATCCAGAACGGGACCGTGGACGCGGTCTTCGCCACCTACACCATTACCCCCGAGCGGGCCCAGAAGATCTCCTTCGCCGGCCCCTACTACGCCTCCGGCCAGGCCATCTTGGTCAAGTCGGACAACTCCACCATCACCGGCGTGGAGTCCCTGACCGCCGACGTCAAGGTCGCGGTCCAGTCCGGCTCCTCCTCCGGGCCGGCCCTGGCCAAGGCCGGGTCGACCACCAAGCCCATTGAGTTCGAGGACGACTCCAAGTGCGTGGCCGCCCTCCAGGCCAACCAGGTGGACGCCTACGTGGTGGACCAGGCCCTGCTCCTGTCCCACGTGGCCACCAACAGCGACCTCAAGATCGTGGGCGAGCCCTTCACCACCGACCCCTACGGCATCGGCCTGCCCAAGGACTCCGACGCCCAGAGCTTCGTCAACACCTTCCTGAGGACCATTGAGGACGACGGCACCTGGAAGCGCATCTGGGAGGCGACCATCGGCAAGATCACCGGCGGCACCGCCCCCACCCCGCCCGAGATCGGCTCCGTGCCGGGCTCGCAGGCCGCGACGCCGCAGGCCACCGACAGTCCCGAGGCCACCGCGAGTGCCACGAGCTGA
- a CDS encoding amino acid ABC transporter permease, translated as MTTIVHNWSMIASGLLTTLVISVTAYAGALVLGSLLAVCRVSPLPPLRLLAATWVTVATNVPVLCSMILLGLGIPRLGVHISLLWAAVVAVVFSGSGYVCEAVRSGINTVSKGQVEAARALGMPFGLIVRAVVLPQALAQAIQPLVNILIACLIGSSLAAAIGVPELTNVTRALNNKSGEAVLMFLLSGLVYLAIAYLATRVGSLLERRLTRSQGAAR; from the coding sequence GTGACCACCATTGTGCACAACTGGTCGATGATCGCATCGGGCCTGCTCACCACCCTCGTCATCTCCGTGACCGCCTACGCCGGCGCGCTCGTCCTGGGCTCCCTGCTGGCGGTGTGCCGCGTCAGCCCCCTGCCGCCCCTGCGTCTTCTGGCCGCCACCTGGGTCACCGTGGCCACCAACGTGCCGGTCCTGTGCTCCATGATCCTCCTGGGGCTGGGGATCCCCCGCCTGGGCGTCCACATCTCCCTGCTCTGGGCGGCGGTGGTGGCTGTGGTGTTCTCCGGCTCGGGCTACGTGTGCGAGGCGGTGCGCAGCGGTATCAACACCGTCTCCAAGGGCCAGGTCGAGGCGGCCCGGGCCCTGGGGATGCCGTTCGGGCTCATTGTCCGCGCCGTGGTGCTGCCCCAGGCCCTGGCGCAGGCGATCCAGCCGCTGGTCAATATCCTCATCGCCTGCCTCATCGGCTCCTCCCTGGCCGCCGCCATAGGGGTGCCGGAGCTGACCAACGTCACCCGGGCGCTGAACAACAAGAGCGGTGAGGCCGTCCTCATGTTCCTCCTGTCGGGACTGGTCTACCTGGCTATCGCCTACCTGGCCACCCGCGTGGGCAGCCTCCTGGAGCGCCGCCTGACCCGCTCGCAGGGGGCGGCCCGATGA